The Plasmodium relictum strain SGS1 genome assembly, chromosome: 4 region GGAATTATCATATAAAACTTCATTTAAATcgctttttaaattattcatatgAGATTTATTAATCATAttgttataatatattaaagcctgaacaaattttttttcatcataatttaaattattttttttattattacttttaaataaattattcatatgAAAATTAGAAACGTTATTGATACTTCTTAATTTGTGTTGCAAATtattagaagaaaatgaagaataaTCAGTCGTATTGTTGTTACTTAAATGATTCAAATTATCACTGCATGAATAAATATTAGATATTTCTCTATTATaatttgataaaataaaattttttgaattatcaatgttacatttaaaaatatttttgttatttttgcctatactattattattatgtatGTGAAAAATAGTTTTATCCTTACTAATTGGAAATGTACTAAAaggaatattatttatttgctcacttttattaatttttttattatatatataatttttttcgtATTTTTCGTTTATATAATTTGattcataaaaatacatatgtGGATAACTTAGAATACTATCAATCattgaattaaaaatttttttatatttgatattaaaattattagcATTCTGATATTCATTCTCTATATTGAAATCAGATATTtgattaaattttattttaagatAACAGTCgttacttaattttttatttttataattaaaataattattatttaaattttgaaaattaaatgatacaTCTTTTACAGTATCATTTTCAGAAACATTTTCGGTACCACTTTCTTTGCTATTTTCAACATTAAGTtcaactttatttttaaaattactcTGAACATTTTCATTTGCTACAATTTCATTACCCttcttaaatttaaaattatttagatAAATGAAGTTATCGGaatctttaatattttctatagaattgaaattttgaaaaatttctTGTTTTTTTGAATCTCTGTTATTTAGAACAATATTATCATCGTTCATTATTTGATTGGTACATTTAAGATTAATTAATTCATTTctcttattattatttaagcATTTTTCAAAACTCTCTATATTAGAATCATTTGATTCACTAAAAAAGTTAGttctttcaaatttttttagcAACATTAAATCTTCATCAGTATTTCTATTATCAATGTTGTCATTATTGTTATGATGTGTTTTACTCTTTTCCATATTACATAAACTTTCTGaataaaatgtattttttctattgattaaatttttatagttATTAACATAAggcataatttttaaattatttctttttgaaatatttatattatttttttcttcattattattttcatcatcgGTTATTATAGTTatactttctttttctataagATATAAATCATTAGtgctatttttatatataggattatcttttaatttatttaaatcattcattttattttaaaaatagttcTTATCGAATATAAATATAGGACACTTATATAATGGTTTACGCATTGTGTATTTCTATATACTTATAttgttcttttaatttttcattggAAGCTTCATAGTTTTCTAAAAATGTTCAAAAACTTTCGTTAATTGcgttttctttttaatttaatctataaaaaagtaaaagctTTTACTTTACTTCTTAATAAGTAttactttaaatttttttttttttttaaggtaaatatttctaataaatttagtttctttttgtattaaataaagtgtattaaaaattaaaattgtttttatcCTTTAAAATTTGatcatttacattttttattgtatatatcattttttttttaataatttttttatcaaaattatgtataattcttgaaaatatattgatgtctttaatttttatatttttttttttttctttttttctaaatgaagaaatatttaaaattcaaaaattttagataaatttaaaaaaaaaagggaataaatcaaataacacccgcatatattttattgaatttttttttttttttaaatgaaattttttttttaagaaaaaataattcacaACATAAATATTGAATTACAATTAGTtactaaaaagaaaatattattttttaatagtttTAATGATAGGTAtaaacaattttatttttcttcttttttttttttttttattatatttataatttttaattatttttgtaaaaaatagactaattttacttatttttaatgtattaaaaatatagttttggaattaaaatataagagaaaaaaaaaaagaaaattaaaatatatttatatgaaaagcacttttttatttttacagtttatatatatgtttgttgtattttttttatatatttatgtacatatataaataaattaaaaatgaaatatgaTAAGAAAAAGTTTATTAAGATTGGCTGGGTATCCTAAGGCATCCTTTCATGAACAGAACATAAATCCATTCTCAAATGTTCAATGGTTTGCTAAAAAAAATctgaaaatttatatataaagctcggaaaaatataattgttttttttttttctttttattcatCTGAAAATACtcttctatatatattatgtataaaagaaatatttttttattttattttatttttttttttttttatgatcaTTTAGGAAAAGTTctccttttttaaaaaaaaatatgcctAAAACAGATATATTTGCAGAAGAACATGTTTCGAAAAATGCTATAAGTGTTTTTGAcaaagaaaaaggaaattgGTTTGTTATTGATGCAACTAATAAAAGTGTTGGAAGTTTAAGTGTATGTATTAGTAAATTATTACAAGGAAAATATAGAGTAGATTATAATTCGAATAGAGTAAATAGTAGCAGTGTAATAGTTGTAAACGCTATTCATGTCAAATTTTATGGACATACTTGGGAtactaaaatttataaatttccaAGAAAAAGTCATTCAAAAAGtcataaaatattaacaTGTAAAACAGTTTTTGCTAGAAATCCATCAATGATTTTAAATTTGGCAGTTAAAAGAATGCTACCCAATAATAGATTAAGACAAATTTTTTACAGAAAACTTTTTGTGTATCCAGGTGCTTTACACCCACATTGGGGTATACCACAAGTTGTTgttcccaaaaaaaaaattaacaaagaTAATGAACAAAATACATTAAAAGCATTcacaattatttaaaaaaaaaagaaaaattgtaaattaaactaatatttctttttttttttttgaaaatattcaAAGAGAAAAACAAACTTTAtcagttttttttaaacgaAAATATCTATAGAATTATGAATAAAGTTTCGACACTTACtaataaagaataattttGGAATTATTCTCATATAGTTTTCTTTAAAATGATAGATTTGAATAGCTAACaagcatttttatattattattatagttATAGTACACTTTTACTACACTTTTTATtcaacttttttttcattttcattattatgtatatacaaaaataaaataatttattatatatttatatatttttttttctatatattttattcatagatttttgaaaatttttgcATTCACTATGAATAAAGATATCTATATAACTTCAATTTTTCACACtcctaatttttttatcagtaaaaaattatttttttaaaaaaaattattcataattaatttaaacgttttattatttttttctttttttcaattataacttaatttcaaaaataacCAATTAAgctatattttctttaataaatttatagaattatatatatatacatata contains the following coding sequences:
- a CDS encoding mitochondrial ribosomal protein L13 precursor, putative — protein: MIRKSLLRLAGYPKASFHEQNINPFSNVQWKSSPFLKKNMPKTDIFAEEHVSKNAISVFDKEKGNWFVIDATNKSVGSLSVCISKLLQGKYRVDYNSNRVNSSSVIVVNAIHVKFYGHTWDTKIYKFPRKSHSKSHKILTCKTVFARNPSMILNLAVKRMLPNNRLRQIFYRKLFVYPGALHPHWGIPQVVVPKKKINKDNEQNTLKAFTII